The genomic stretch GCAAGCACCGTGCGGCACGGCTCCGTGTCGCGGTCCGCCGCGGCGGGGACGCCGTCACGGTCCTCGACGCCGTGGACTCGGCGATCGCCACCCTCGACCGGACCCTCGGTCGCGAGGTGCCGGTCCTGGTCCACCTCACCGGCGGCACCCGCTCGGCCCTCTCGAAGGCCAAGCGCGTCGCCTGACGGACGTGCCACGGGCCTCCCGGCCGGCGGCACCGCCCAGTACCACCAGCACGACCCACACCACACGACCGCGGTCGAACCCTCGTCCGCACGACCGGAAGGAGCCCGTCATGGGACTCGACGACAAGATCAAGAACGCTGCACAGGACATCGCCGGCAAGGCCAAGGAGGCCTTCGGCAACGCGACCAACGACGACTCCAAGGTCGCCGAGGGCAAGAAGGACCAGGCCGCCGCGAGCGCGAAGCAGACCGGCGAGGACGTCAAGGACGTCTTCCGCAAGTAGCGACCAGCAGACACGACGGGGCACGCGCGCGTTCGAGCGCGGTGCCCCGTCGTGCGCTCACGGCACGCTCGACCGAGGAGGAAACCATGCAGCACGACACCCAGACCGACACGCAGGTGCAGCACGACACGCACGCGCACACGCAGCTCACCCCCGTTGACCTGCCGGCGTCCCTGACCGACCCGCTCCCCGAGGACGCCGCGGCCGTCACCGTCGCCGCCCGCACCGCAGCGGTCACCGCCCTCGGTGTCGACGGGGTCCACCACCTCGGCGGGCTCGCCGAACGGGCGGCCGACCAGGTCCGCAGCCGACTCGGACGCAGCGGCAGCGCCCTCGGCGTCCGCGTCGACGACACCGACGGCACGCTCGACGTCGCGGTCGCCGTCGTCGTCAGCTACCCGCACCCCGTGATGGAGGTCGCCGCCGAGGTCCGCTCGCAGGTCGGAGCCGCCCTCCACCAGCTCGCCGAGCTGCCCGACCACGTCGAGGTCGACGTCCGGGTCCTCGACGTGCACGGCCCGTTCGACGACGAGCCCTCGAAGCTCGACGAGGCCGTCGACTCCGTCCGAGGCGCTGCCGCGACCGCGGCGGACACCGTCTCCGACGCGGCGGAGTCCGCAGCGGACGGCGCGCGATCGGCGGCGGACACGGCGGGGTCCGTCGCGTCGGACGCCCTGGCCGCGGCGTCGGCGACCGCTTCGGACGCCGCCGCCTCGGCACGTGACGCGGCCGGGCACGCCCGCGACGCGATCTCGGACGCGGCCGACGCTGCCGGTGCGGCGACCTCTGACGCGGTGGCGTCGGCGCGGAAGACCGCGTCGGACGTCGCAGACCGTGCGGGTGATGCGGCCGACGCTGCACAGGAGGCGGCGACCGCTGCAGCCGAGCAGGTCGGCGACGACGTCGCGGACGGCGTGGCGGAGGCGCGACACGGGGCCGACGCGGAGGACGCGGCCGGCGAGGCCGCTCCGTCGGACGCCGCTGAGCCGGCTGTCCACGCCTCCACCGTCTCCGGCTCGGAGGCCGCGGCCGACGCACTCGAGGACGCGGCGGACGACGTGCGCCGCGCCGCCGAGGCCGTCCGCGGCAGCACGGCCGACGACACCGCCACGGCCGACGACACCGCCACGGACCGACCGTGAGCGCCTGGGCCGAGCGGCGGATCCGCCGCCAGGTGGCCGCCTCCCGGCCCAGGTCGCGCAGCGTCTGGGTCGCGAGCGGCATCGGACTGGTCGCCGTCCTGTTGCTGGCGTTCGGCGCGTTCCTGCCGCTCGTCGGCTTCCTCGCCGGCATCACGGGGACGACGGCGGGACTCGTCCCGTTCCCGTTCCTCCGCGTGACGCTCGTGACCCTCGTCGGCGCGGTCGTCGTCCTGGCGCTCCTGCTCCTCGCGGTGACGCGGCGACACGGAGCGACCGCGTGGACCGCCGTCGTGCTCGCACTCCTCGTCACCGTCGGCGTCACGGTCTTCCCGCTCGTCGCCGTCGCGATCGGGTCGGCAGACCGGGCGGGTGACGTCTGGCCCGTCATCTCCGGCCTGTGGACGCGGTTCGTCGGCTGACCTCCCTCGGGATTGTCCGCATAGCGCAACATCGACTGTGTAGTGTGCCTAACTACTTTTCGGCGGGCACAGTGGAGCGGTACATGCAGCACCTCGGAAGGACCGGTCAGATGCACTCGACGCCCGCGAACAACGCATTCGTGGACGGGGACACCCCGACCGAAGCCATCGACATGACCGCTCTGTTCGCAGAGCAGTCGCGTGACGGTCTGCTCGACAGCATCTGATCGGCACAGCCGGTCAGTTCCTGACCGGTACTGCCCATCCGGGAGCGTCGAACTCGACCGCTCCGCCGCCCCTCGGGGTGGCACACCTGCTCCACAACGGCACCTCGCGGTGCCCGTCCTGAAAGGCACTCCCATGAGCTTCCTCGGCTTCATCCTCCTCGGCCTCATCGCCGGCGCCATCGCCAAGCTGATCCTCCCCGGTCGCCAGGGTGGCGGCTGGATCGCCACGCTCGTCCTCGGTGTCATCGGCGCCCTCATCGGCGGCTGGCTCGGCGGCCTCATCTTCAACGTCGGCTACGACGGCTTCTTCAGCATCCAGTCGTGGATCATCGCGATCGTCGGCGCGATCATCGTCCTCCTCATCTGGGGTGCGATCACCGGTCGTCGCGGCGCCCGCGCCTGACCGAACCCCACCGGCGTCCGACGCCGGGAACACGGAAGAGCCCCGCACCGACTGGTGCGGGGCTCTTCCGTGTTCCCGGGTCTCTCGTCCGGCCTCGCGATCCCGGCCCGGGCCGCGAGACTGCGGCGACCCGGGCGGGATGATCAGTCGCGGTGGGGTGCTGGCGGGTCGGTGCGGAGGGTCTTCGCGGCCGGCTCGTCCGAGTGCGACGACGCCGCGTCCATGAACCGTCCGCCGCCGACCTCTGCCGTCCGGCGCTGCAGTTCGGCGACCAGTTCCTCGTCCTCGGGTTCGAGTTCGTCGTCCGGCGCGGTCTCGACCATGATCTGCGATGCGGGCCCGAGCAGGATCTCGGACTTGACCCCGGTCCCGTCCTCGTCGGCGGTCGGGACCTCGACGATGTCGGTCGTGCCGTTCTCACCGAGCGCCGCCGCGTAGGCCAAGGTGGCCTCTGCGATCGCGTCGCCGGTCATGATCCGGTTCTCGCCGTAGACGATGTACTTCATCAGATGCTCTCCATGCATCCAGCCAACCGGACGGACCGTGGGCCCGCCTCAGCCGGTCGGTCGATCCGGGGTACGGATTGTCGGTGGTCTGCGTGAGACTCGGAGTGCATGGACTCCGTCGAACAACCCCTCCAGCACGTCGACCGTCACGGCACCGCCGTCGACGAAGCGGTCGCGTTCTACGAGCACGTCTACGGCAGCCAGGACATCCACATCGGGGACGCCGCGACCGAGGGGTTCTCGTGGCGGTACCGGGCGGTCGGCGACGGCGACGTCACGGTCGGGACCTCGTCCGTGGCCGCACGGCGTTGGGGCACGATCGACCCCGCTGACGACTACGTGCTGGCCTGGGCCTCCGCGCCGGGCATCCGCCTCGACACCGGGTCGTCCGCGCCCGTCGACATGCTGCCCGGGGTCCCGGTGATGTACCCGGCGGGGCGGGACTTCACGTTCAGCGCTGCTCCCACCGTGCAGCACCTGATCCGCTTCGACCGGTCGTTCCTCGAGTCCGTCGCCGCGGCTCGCCAGGGCGACCTGCCGGCGCCGCTGCAGTTCGCCCGGCAACCGGACCCCGATGCGCTCAGGCAGCTCCGTGCCGTCATCGCCACGGCGGCCGGGGCGCTGCTCGACCCGGCGACCGACCGCGACCGGCGCTCCGTCCTCAACACGACCGTGGCCGAAGCGGTCGCCGCCACGTTCGACGCCCGCCCTGTGCCGCCGTCCGGACTGCTCAGCGACGGGCCGGCGACCATGCGGCTCGCGCAGGAGTGGATGGTGGCGAACGCCCGTCGGCCGATCACGATCACGGACGTCAGCGTCGCTGCGGGGGTCGCCGTGCGGTCGTTGCAGGCGTCCTTCCGGCGGCACACCGGGTCGTCGCCGATGCACTTCCTCCGGCAGGTCCGCCTGCACCGGGTGCGCGCCGAACTGAGTGCGGCCGACCCGGACACCACCACGGTGGCGCAGATCGCGGTCGGCTGGGGTGTCGGTCACCTCGGGCGATTCTCCGGTACCTACGCGGCGACCTTCGGGGAGCCGCCGTCGGCGACGCTCCGCCGGCGACGGAGCGCGTGACGGCCCTTCCGTCGGGATCGCCGTCGGTCCGTCACGCGATCGAGCGACCCGTCCGGTGTGTCCGCTCGCACCCGTCGTCCGACGTCCCCGGGCCGCGCTCGTTGCGCGGACCGGACACCGTGTCCAACGGGCGTACTCGGGGCTCGTCCGGGCTTGGCCCCGCGCAGTCCGCGGGGGATGCTGGTCATGCGCCTCCGAACCCCTCGGGTCGGGCGCACCAGCAGGAAGAGCGCACCGTGAACGAGCGCGTCCGACCCTCCCTCCACGAACTCCGGCTGCAGGCCGACGAATGGCACCGCCGCGGGCTCAGCCACCCGGACGAGATCGACGCGATGGTCTCCCGTCGCACGGCCGGGTCCACGCCCGCCGAACCCACCTACGCGGACTTCTTCACCGTCGTCTGAGCACGGCGGACCCCACACGGAGGACCGCACGCCGCGGACCGTGCGTGGAGGACCACGCGCGCCAGCCGGCCGCCCGACACCGCCCCACGGCGGCGTGCGTAGGCTCGACGGCATGTCCGACTTCTCCGCAGACCAGGCCGCCGTCGTCCGCATCGAACGCTCCGAAGAGGGCCGCTGGGACCTCACGCTCATCAGCGACAGCGGTGTCGCGATCGGCCACGGCGTACACCTGTTCGACCGCTCGGAGGACGACGGGGTCGACGAGCTCACCGCCGCGCAGGACTTCGCGGGCGGGTACGGCTGGCGGTTCGAGGGCGACGCGGTGCAGCAGGACGGCCCGGATGCGTTCTGGGCACCCCTCATCCGCAACTGAGCGGACCTCACCCCAGTCCGGGTGAACCTCGGGCTTCCGCGTTCCGTGGATGAGAAGATGGCCGCGTGCCACCGATCCACCACGACAACGGGTTCCGCAAGCAGCGGTTCACCGACGCGGGCGGCTCGGACTACACCGCGATCTTCCGCACCGAGTACTCCGGGCAGGACCTCCGCCGGGACACCACCACCGCCACCGACACCTTCGCCAGCCAGGGCACCCGGTACGAGTACTTCGTCATCGGCGACGACGACCTGACGCTGCGGACCATGAACGCCCGCGGCGGTCGACGGGGCGGGGTGATCGGCCCCAGGGACGACCACGTGGTGTTCTGGCTGCAGCATGGCCGACTCGAGATGCACTTCGCGGACCGGTCCCGCGTGATCGAGCCCGGCAGCCCCTACATCGCCTCGGCGTCCGAGGCGTACCGCTTCGAGTCCGAAGAGACCGTCTACAACGGCGTGCACATCTCGGACGCGTTCCTCCGCAAGACCGCCGGGGAGCTCGGCTACCCGATGCCCGACGGGCCCGTCCTGTTCGACCAGCAGGACGAGCGGATCGCCCGGCGCGAGCCGCTCCGTCGTCTGCTCGGCGAGGTCAGCCCCACCCTGATGGACGACCGGGTGCGCGGTGCGATGCGGACGGCGCTGAACCGCCGCCTGGCGACGGTCGTGCTCGACACCTTCCCGCTCCGCGACCGCGGGGACGACGTCCCGACCGCCAGCCGACTGCGTGACGCGATCGCCTTCGTCGAGGAGCACGCGCGTGACCGCCCCTCGGTGCCGGCCATCGCCGCCGCCGCCGGACTCAGCGAGCGCGGCCTGCAGGAGGTCTTCGCCCGCACGCTCGGTGTCACGCCGAACGGCTTCCTCCGCGACCAGCGCCTGGACGAGGTCCGGCGCGAACTGCTCCGGGGGGAGTCGCCGAACAGCGTGCTCGAGGTCGCTCGCCGCTGGCGCTTCACGAACCCGAGCCGCTTCGCCACCGCCTACCGCGCCCGGTTCGGCGAGGACCCCTCGGCGACGCTGCGTGCGGCCACCTCGCAGCGGCCCGACGGCCGGTCCTCCTGGCGGATCCGTCAGGCGGTCGCCTACATCGAGACGCACCTCGACGAGGTCTGCACCGTCGCGGACATCGCCGCGGCCGCCGGTCTCCGGCCCCGGCGACTCCAGCAGCTCTTCAAGGAGGAGCGGGGCACGACGCCGACGGCCTTCCTCCGCGACCTGCGTGCGCTGCGGCGGTCCGGCGACCGCTCCTGACCGGCTCGTCGGTGGTGGTCCGCCATGTGATCAACGGCCGGACGGGAGGCGCGGATCCGGCCCGCCACGGGCCTCCCGGCTGGGTGGTCTGCCGACCTCAACGTCCTCTGTGGATGCGTCGGACGCGCCCGGCAGGATGTTCCACATGGGAACCAGTTCGCGACTCCGTCCCGCCGTGCTGCGCGGCCTCGTCCCGCTCGGGCTCGTCTCGATCGCCCTCACCGGGTGTTCGACCGGGTCGGGTGACCCGGCACCGACGCAGACGGTGACGCAGACGGTCGCGCCGTCGGCGGAGTCGACGGAGACCCCGACGTCGACCCCGACCGCGACGCCGGCACCGGTGCAGACGCCGCAGCCGACCGCCACCCCGACGTGTGGCAGCGAGGACCCGACCAGCGCGATCCAGCAGGCGGCCGCCCGACTCGGCGCACCGGCCGGCATCGAGGGGGCGGAGTGGGACACCGCCGGGGCCGCTCGCGGCGGGTACGACCCGTGCGCGGCCCTGTCGTGGGTCGTGTTGCGCCCGACCGACTCGACCGGCAGCTCGCCGTCGGCGATCCTGCTGTTCCACGACGGCACGTACCTCGGCACGGCGACGAAGGTGCAGTACCCCTTCACGCCGGAGGTCACGCGCACCTCGGACGCTGCCGTGTCGGTCACGTACCGGTACGCGCGTGACGGGGAGTCGAACGCCGAGGCGAGCGGTCGCGTCGACGCGACCTACCGCTGGGACGACGCGGCCGGACGGGTCGTCATGACGGGGGACGTGCCTCCCGTCCCGTGACCCGCTGGGCGCCTCGGCCGGTCAGCGGCTGACCGGTCAGTGGTCGGTGACGAGCGCGACCATCTCGGCGACGACGGCGCGGAGGCGCGTGGCCAGGTCCGCCTGGTCCTGCACGCTGAAGCGGTGGGCCGCCTCGGTCAGGGCCGCCATCACGAGGGCGACGGCCGTGCGGGCGGTGTCCTCGTCGGTGCGGGTGCTGACGGCGGCGATGAGGGACTGCCGGGACTCGGCCATCCACCGCATCACCATCGACGTCATCTCCGGGCGGCGGACGAGCAGCTCCTTCGCGCGGGCGCGGTCCGAGGAGAGCGGCACGGTGTGGGCGACCAGGTCGCAGACGTCGTCGATGAGCGGCCCGCCGGCGGTGGCGAACCGGTCGCGGACGGCGTCGGGTACCTCGACGGTGTCCAGGCCGATGGCCGCGTGGGCCTTCGACGAGAAGTAGTTGAAGAACGTGCGCGGGGAGACGTCGGCGTCGGCGCAGATCTGCTCGACCGTGACGCCGTCCAGGCCGTGGTCGGTGATGCGGGTCAGCGCGGCGTGGTGGATCGCTTGCCGGGTCTGCTGCTTCTTCCGTTCGCGGAGCGTGCAGGGCTCGGTGCTGCCGACGGCGCTGTCGGGTGCGGGTGCGGGTGCTGCCGTGGTGGTCACGGGCGACCTCCGGTGGGGGAGTGGTGGGACGGGCCGCCCGCACGCTGCCGACGGTGGTCGGCGGACGTGCGGGCGGCCCGGGTGGTCACCGACGCTGGGTCGGCGTGGAACCGGTCATCGGACCGGTGAAGGAGCCTGCCTCGGCCGCGGCCATGCCGGCCTCGGCTTCGAGCTGTGCCTCGGCGGACATGTCCGCCTGCTCCTGCAGGGCCGAGCGCTGGCGCAGCGGCGGCACCTTGAAGAACCAGGTCAGCACGAAGGCGAGCAGGATCACGGCGAGTCCGACCCAGTAGATCGTGACGGACGAGGCGTTGAAGCCGGCCATGAACGGACGGGTCAGGCGCGGGTCGGCACCGGTCAGGAACGAGGTGTCGTTCGTGGCCGAGGCGCTCGAGTCGTCGTTCGCACCCTTGTCGATCTGCTTGACGAGGTCCGGGACGACCTGGTCGACCCAGTAGCCGCGCTGTCCGGCGTCCTTCCAGTCGACCGCGAGCTGTCCGTCGACGACGCTGGCGTGCGCCTGGTCGGCGGCCGTCGCCAGAGCGGTGGTCTCGGCCTGCGGGGTGGCGTCGGCGACCTGCTGGGCGATCACGGTCTCGGCGGCGGCGGCCGGGATCGTGCCGGCGGCGACCTGCGCCTGGACGGCAGCGGTGACCTGCTGGGTGACCGCCTGGTCGGCGGCCTGCTTCGCGGCGGTGGTGCCGCGGTCGAGCCCGGAGTCGATGCTGTCCTGGATCGGGCCGACGATCGGGTCCCAGTTCTGGTCCATGACGCCCTGGTTCGCCTTCGCGCTGGCGACGGTGGGGTTCAGTGCTGCGTCGAGGGCGTCGGTCAGGTCGGCCTTGTCCGCCGTGGCGTGCACGATGTTGGCGGGCATCACCGAGAACAGGATCGACAGCAGCACGGCCGTGCCGAGCGTTCCACCGATCTGGCGGAAGAAGGTCGCCGAGCTGGTCGCGACGCCCATGTCCTTCGCCTCGACCGAGCCCTGCGACGCGAGCGTCAGGGACTGCATGACCGAACCGAGTCCGAGACCGATGAGGAACATGCCGATCATCAGGAACCAGAGCGGCTTGTCGATCGTCATGAAGGTCAGGACGACGTAGCCGGCGGAGACCAGGGCGGTGCCGATGACCGGGAAGACCCGGTAGCGGCCGACGCGGGCGACGATCTGACCCGAGGTGATCGAGGCGATCATCAGGCCACCGACCAGGGGCAGCGTGGCGAAGCCGGACTCGGTCGGGCTGAGGCCGACGACGATCTGTAGGTAGAGCGGGATGGTCAGCATGGCGCCGAACATCGCGAAGCCGACCAGGAAGCCGATGACCGTGGCCATCGAGAACGTGCCGGAGCGGAAGAGCTTGAGCGGGATGATCGCCGCGTCGCCCATCTTCGACTCGATGATCAGCAGGGCGACCAGGCCGACGGCGCCGATGACGTAGCAGGCGAGTGCCGCGGGGGAGCCCCAGCCCCACGTGCGGCCCTGCTCGGCGACCAGCAGCAGCGGGACGAGGGTGACGATGACCGAGGTCGCGCCCCACCAGTCGACGACCGGCTTGTCCTTCTCGTCGTGCACCTTCGGCAGGTGCAGGAAGACGATCACCATGACGAGCGCGGCGATGCCGATCGGCACGTTGATGAGGAGCACCCAGCGCCAGCCGGTGATGAAGAGGATCTCCGAGGCGCCGGCGAGCAGGCCGCCGATGAGCGGGCCGATGACGGACGAGATGCCGAAGACGGCCAGGAAGTAGCCCTGGTACTTGGCACGCTCACGCGGGGCGAGGATGTCGCCCATGATCGCGAGCGGCAGCGACATCAGCGCACCGGCACCGATGCCCTGCACGGCGCGGAAGGCGGCGAGCATGAGCATCGACGTGGACATCGACGACAGGACGGCGCCGAGGATGAAGACCACGATGCCGAAGATGTAGAGCGGACGACGGCCGAAGATGTCGGAGAGCTTGCCGTAGATCGGCGTCGCGATCGTCGACGTGATCAGGTAGGCGGTGGTGACCCACGCCTGCTGGTCGAGCCCGTGCAGGTCGTCGCCGATGGTGCGGATCGCGGTACCGAAGACCGTCTGTCCGAGGGACGACAGGAACATGCCCGCCATCAGCCCGTAGATGACGAGCAAGATCTGACGGTGGGTCATCAGGGGTTGCTGACCGGGCGCACCGGTGGTGGCGCTCCGGCCCGACACCGGCGTCTGTGCGGTGGCTGTTGACAATGCGGGTCCTTCTGGTTCGACGTGCCGGACGGCGAGTGCGTCGTCGGGCGGAGGCGAGGCGGGTGCGGGGGCCACCGAGGGGCCGCTGCGCAACCTGAAACCTTGCAGGCTCCGCAACTTTACATCCATTGCGTTCTGCAAGCAACTAGTTGGCGCGTCGTACGATGGCGCCGTGCCCGAGGACCAGCGCCCCGACGACGACGACCGCCCGGACGACGACCGCCCGGACGACGACCGACCCGAGGCCGAGCGGCTGCTCCGTCGGCAGCTCGACCGGCTCTGGGTGCGCCAGACGCTGCGCACGGTGCTCATCGAGCAGTCCGGCGGCCTCGACCCGACCGCCCGGGTGATCCTGCGGGCCGTCGAGCGCCTGGGTGCGGTCCGCTCGACCGCCGTCGCCGAGCGCACCGGCCTGTCGCGCCCGGTGGTCAGCCGGCGGATCGCGGGGCTCGTCGACGCCGGCTACGTCCGCACCACCCCGGACCCGGACGACGGTCGCGCGGCCCTGCTCGCACTGGCCCCCGCCGGACGTGCCCTGTTGGACGGCCTCGACGCGCAGGGGGACGCGGTGTTCGACGACGTCACGAGCGTGTTCGACGGGCAGGAACTGCGCGACCTCGCCCGGCTCCTGGCCCGGTTCAACGACCGTGCGGCGGAGGTGCTCGGCGCCGGCGGCGAGGACGCCGGAGCGGGTGGAGGGGTCCCGACCTGACCCGGTGACGGACGGGAGGCACGTGGTGACGCCGCCACGCGCCTCCCGTCCGTCTGGGGTCCAGCCCGAAAACGGGATACCGTTCTCCCCATGAGCACCGAGAACACCACCCCCGCCGAAGCCGTCGACGAGGAGCCCGTGATCACCTTCGCCGACCTCGGGCTCAGCGACCCCGTCCTCAAGGCCGTCAAGGACATCGGGTACGAGACCCCCTCCGCGATCCAGGCCGCCACCATCCCGATCCTGCTCGAGGGCCGCGACGTCGTCGGCCTCGCCCAGACGGGTACCGGCAAGACCGCCGCGTTCGCGCTGCCCGTGCTGTCCCGCATGGAAGCCGGCTCGAAGCTGCCGCAGGCACTCGTCCTGTCCCCGACCCGTGAGCTCGCGCTCCAGGTCTGCGAGGCGTTCGAGCAGTACGCCGCCCACATGAAGCACGTCCACGTCCTGCCGGTCTACGGCGGCCAGGCGTACGGCGTGCAGCTGTCCGCCCTCCGTCGCGGCGTCGACGTCGTCGTGGGCACGCCCGGTCGCATCATGGACCACATCGCCAAGGGCACCCTCGACCTGTCCGAGCTGAAGTACCTGGTGCTCGACGAGGCCGACGAGATGCTCAAGATGGGCTTCGCCGAGGACGTCGAGACGATCCTCGCCGAGACGCCGGACACGAAGCAGGTCGCGCTCTTCTCCGCGACGATGCCCGCGCAGATCCGTCGCATCTCGAAGCAGTACCTCAACGACCCGGCCGAGATCACGGTCAAGGCGAAGACCACCACCTCGGCGAACACGACGCAGCGCTACCTGGTCGTGTCGTACCCGCAGAAGGTCGACGCCCTGACCCGCATCCTCGAGGTCGAGGACTTCGAGGGCATGATCGTCTTCGTCCGCACGAAGAGCGAGACCGAGACCCTGGCCGAGAAGCTCCGCGCCCGCGGGTACGCCGCCGCCGCCATCAGCGGTGACGTCGCCCAGGCCCAGCGTGAGCGGACCGTCAACCAGCTGAAGTCCGGCAAGCTCGACATCCTGGTCGCCACCGACGTCGCCGCCCGCGGGCTCGACGTCGACCGCATCACCCACGTGGTGAACTTCGACATCCCGATCGACACCGAGTCGTACGTGCACCGCATCGGCCGCACCGGTCGTGCCGGCCGGTCGGGTGCCGCGATCAGCTTCGTCACCCCGCGTGAGCGTCGCCTGCTCACCGCGATCGAGAAGGCCACCCGTCAGCCGCTCACCCAGATGCAGCTGCCGAGCGTCGAGGACGTCAACTCGACCCGCCTGACCCGCTTCGACGACGCGATCACCGCCGCCCTCGGGCAGGAGTCCCGCGTCAGCGCGTTCCGCGACATCATCGCCCACTACGTCGAGCACCACGACGTGCCGGAGTCCGACGTCGCCGCAGCCCTGGCCGTCGTGGCGCAGGGGGACACCCCGCTGCTCCTCGACCCCGCGGACGACCGCGCGCGCCAGCAGATCGAGCGCGACGAGCGTCGCAGCCGCGACGACCGTCCGGCCCGTGATCGTGACCGTGACGGCGACAGCGGTGGTGGCGACCGCCGCCGTCGCTCGGTGCCGATGACCGCGTACCGCATCGAGGTCGGCCGTCGCCACCGCGTCGAGCCGCGCCAGATCGTCGGTGCACTCGCCAACGAGGGCGGCCTGCGCCGCGACGACTTCGGCGCGATCCAGATCCGTCCGGACTTCTCCGTCGTGGAGCTGCCGGCCGACATGGACTCCGGCGTCCTCGACCGTCTGCGCGACACCCGCATCAGCGGCAAGCTCATCGAGATCCGTCCGGACAGCCGGGGCGGTGTGCGTCGCGAGAGCGGCACCCGTCGTGACGGCGCCCGCTACGGCGACCGCGACGACCGCGGCTCGCGTGACGACCGCGGTGGCTACGGCGACGACCGCAAGCCGCGCCACACGCGCGACTGACGCAGTGACGTCCGAGCCGGTCGCGTGGTGACGCGCGAACCGGTCTGACAGGAGGCCCGACACCAGCTGGTGTCGGGCCTCCTGTCATGTCTGTGGAGAACCTGGCCCGTCGGCCCGGTGACCCGGTATGGTTGACGACGTCAGAGCCTCCGGGGGATCTTCTGCGCGGGGGTGCAGGTACGAAGAGAAGAAGAGGGGTTCACCATGTCGCGT from Curtobacterium sp. MCLR17_032 encodes the following:
- a CDS encoding DEAD/DEAH box helicase, with translation MSTENTTPAEAVDEEPVITFADLGLSDPVLKAVKDIGYETPSAIQAATIPILLEGRDVVGLAQTGTGKTAAFALPVLSRMEAGSKLPQALVLSPTRELALQVCEAFEQYAAHMKHVHVLPVYGGQAYGVQLSALRRGVDVVVGTPGRIMDHIAKGTLDLSELKYLVLDEADEMLKMGFAEDVETILAETPDTKQVALFSATMPAQIRRISKQYLNDPAEITVKAKTTTSANTTQRYLVVSYPQKVDALTRILEVEDFEGMIVFVRTKSETETLAEKLRARGYAAAAISGDVAQAQRERTVNQLKSGKLDILVATDVAARGLDVDRITHVVNFDIPIDTESYVHRIGRTGRAGRSGAAISFVTPRERRLLTAIEKATRQPLTQMQLPSVEDVNSTRLTRFDDAITAALGQESRVSAFRDIIAHYVEHHDVPESDVAAALAVVAQGDTPLLLDPADDRARQQIERDERRSRDDRPARDRDRDGDSGGGDRRRRSVPMTAYRIEVGRRHRVEPRQIVGALANEGGLRRDDFGAIQIRPDFSVVELPADMDSGVLDRLRDTRISGKLIEIRPDSRGGVRRESGTRRDGARYGDRDDRGSRDDRGGYGDDRKPRHTRD